Proteins encoded within one genomic window of Spirochaeta isovalerica:
- a CDS encoding hemerythrin domain-containing protein, which translates to MGLRRNVTTGLSQVMMKERLTRMNYIKGKETLSELATTYPFIVDILNQYHLDYTFKGGITLKDAVERAGLSYENVTADINLAIDEYIVTKPEVIYWENEPIDKIIDHIEKKHHRFMEKTIEEIRSLFDSLELTPELESLEKIFDELQEEILSHQRQEEMELFPLLKEYSGNRSAEIRHKCVDYMERAMDEHDRTGQVLKDINRMTDHFMQPVDATAELKELYARMDALEKDTFLHIHMENSILFKMI; encoded by the coding sequence GTGGGTTTACGGAGAAACGTGACAACCGGTCTTTCACAGGTTATGATGAAAGAGAGGCTTACAAGAATGAATTACATTAAGGGAAAAGAAACATTAAGTGAGTTGGCGACAACTTATCCCTTCATCGTTGATATATTGAATCAATACCATCTGGATTACACGTTCAAAGGCGGCATAACTCTGAAAGACGCCGTTGAAAGAGCCGGACTGAGTTACGAGAACGTGACGGCCGATATAAATCTGGCAATAGACGAGTATATTGTGACGAAACCCGAAGTCATCTATTGGGAGAACGAACCCATCGATAAAATAATCGATCATATAGAAAAAAAGCACCACCGTTTTATGGAAAAGACCATAGAGGAAATAAGGAGCCTTTTCGATTCGCTTGAACTGACACCGGAACTGGAATCCCTGGAAAAAATCTTCGATGAGCTGCAGGAGGAAATCCTCTCCCATCAGCGTCAGGAAGAAATGGAATTGTTTCCTCTCCTGAAAGAATACAGCGGAAACCGCAGCGCGGAAATAAGGCATAAGTGCGTCGACTACATGGAACGGGCCATGGATGAACACGACAGAACGGGACAGGTTCTGAAAGATATCAACAGAATGACTGATCACTTCATGCAGCCTGTCGATGCCACAGCTGAATTGAAAGAACTCTATGCCAGGATGGATGCACTGGAAAAGGATACTTTTCTCCACATTCATATGGAAAACAGCATACTTTTTAAAATGATTTGA
- a CDS encoding GGDEF domain-containing protein produces the protein MACLVLYIIPAFIIDGITGNFTQAGVISTIIYYGFIAFLFIFLRKGHIHFVTTALLAAGFLKALEYFFVAEAFVFYIHISLALIVATSIHVRKYQLYLGYFLFNLLIVMRIPYVMILAGKGVLSEGSVVETAEAIFGSLFITLSMNFLSQIIDREIENSVSLEKIASTDTLTGLLNRRKLENSFRHPGLEGINVLMEIDLDFFKKVNDDFGHEKGDDVLVQFSSILSSMIRESDSCYRWGGEEFVVLLNELSIDEALAISERLRVCVAGTDFGLDRPMTISIGVAAKADEREPLDSMFRRADKALYRAKESGRNKVEVEAL, from the coding sequence ATGGCCTGTCTCGTTCTCTACATTATTCCCGCCTTTATAATAGACGGGATTACGGGAAATTTTACGCAGGCCGGGGTTATCAGTACAATTATCTATTATGGTTTTATCGCTTTTCTCTTTATTTTCCTCCGGAAAGGGCATATCCATTTTGTGACGACGGCGCTGCTGGCAGCGGGATTTCTTAAAGCTCTGGAGTATTTTTTTGTAGCCGAAGCATTTGTATTCTATATCCATATATCCCTTGCTCTGATTGTTGCCACCTCGATTCATGTGCGCAAGTATCAGCTCTATCTGGGGTATTTCCTTTTCAATTTGCTGATTGTCATGCGAATCCCCTATGTTATGATATTGGCCGGTAAGGGCGTTCTCAGCGAGGGATCGGTAGTCGAAACAGCCGAGGCGATATTCGGTTCTCTTTTTATTACGCTATCCATGAATTTTCTTTCGCAGATAATAGACCGCGAAATTGAAAACTCCGTCAGCCTCGAAAAAATCGCTTCCACCGATACACTGACCGGTTTGCTGAATCGGAGAAAACTCGAAAACTCCTTCAGGCATCCCGGACTGGAAGGGATCAATGTTCTCATGGAAATCGATCTCGATTTTTTTAAGAAGGTGAATGATGATTTCGGCCATGAAAAAGGCGACGACGTACTGGTTCAATTTTCCTCTATCCTCTCATCGATGATCCGTGAATCGGACAGTTGCTATCGATGGGGCGGGGAAGAATTCGTGGTTCTGCTCAACGAATTATCCATTGATGAAGCTCTGGCTATTTCCGAGAGATTGAGGGTCTGCGTGGCCGGGACGGATTTCGGTCTGGACCGTCCCATGACGATCAGTATCGGCGTGGCAGCCAAAGCGGATGAACGCGAACCGCTGGACTCCATGTTCAGAAGGGCGGACAAAGCGCTTTACAGGGCAAAAGAATCGGGAAGAAACAAAGTAGAGGTGGAAGCGCTGTGA
- a CDS encoding M1 family aminopeptidase, whose product MAKLPSFKITCLVSLFILFFFSCSQLREIEQAECALAEIDFTLDNNLETYSGTMKFHGTNDQPAQLESIGFFLLPERTGGNLEISKVSTEQSEPQWKVENSILSIHFTQPIQPGGNYDVQLAFSGSIPRTLKLPGIFFRTDNTVALGHFYPMPIPLDGQGSFAPVEPSSHGDPIESILSRFDVAFQAPSRLRFAASGPVIRESETGDRINCRVSTGPVRDFYLLGSAEWDMVTKVHEGIRISSWYPEGKMQQGIDSLYAMEEALKIFEKHLGPYPYNTLSIVSGPLGPQAGGMEYPGIIVLNDNYYTNEDSHALQIVIAHEIGHQWFYNLVGNDPVMEPWLDESFAQYATWLYFNKLYGERAGNSMITSFQNRWTRVRKAPIPLNLSVHEYEGKEYGAIPYGKGPLFLFTLRSYFGEELFEQFILDYQRTFRWDRMDTEKLRDYMYGYFGEKGDDLFREWVYGET is encoded by the coding sequence ATGGCAAAACTCCCTTCCTTTAAAATTACCTGCCTTGTCAGTCTTTTTATCCTCTTTTTTTTCTCCTGTTCACAATTAAGGGAAATTGAGCAGGCCGAATGCGCTTTAGCTGAAATTGATTTCACCCTGGATAACAATCTGGAAACCTACAGCGGAACCATGAAGTTCCACGGCACGAATGATCAGCCTGCGCAATTGGAGAGCATCGGATTCTTTCTTCTGCCCGAAAGGACCGGAGGCAACCTGGAGATCAGTAAGGTTTCCACCGAACAGTCGGAACCGCAGTGGAAGGTTGAAAATTCCATTTTGTCCATACATTTTACCCAGCCGATACAGCCGGGAGGAAATTATGATGTGCAACTGGCGTTCTCGGGATCGATCCCCCGGACATTAAAACTACCGGGAATCTTCTTCAGAACCGATAACACAGTGGCGCTCGGCCATTTCTACCCCATGCCCATTCCCCTGGACGGTCAGGGTTCCTTCGCTCCTGTTGAGCCTTCCTCCCACGGTGATCCCATAGAATCCATACTCAGCCGCTTCGATGTTGCGTTTCAAGCGCCTTCCCGCCTCAGATTTGCCGCCAGCGGACCGGTTATCAGGGAATCAGAAACAGGAGACCGGATAAACTGCAGGGTATCCACCGGTCCGGTCCGGGATTTTTACCTCCTTGGTTCCGCCGAATGGGATATGGTGACCAAAGTTCATGAGGGGATTAGAATTTCCTCATGGTATCCCGAAGGGAAAATGCAGCAGGGCATAGACTCTCTTTATGCAATGGAAGAGGCTCTGAAGATATTTGAGAAGCATCTGGGGCCCTATCCCTACAATACACTCAGCATTGTCAGCGGACCTCTGGGACCACAGGCCGGCGGAATGGAATATCCGGGAATCATCGTCCTCAATGACAATTATTACACAAATGAAGATTCCCATGCGCTACAGATCGTCATAGCCCACGAAATCGGTCATCAGTGGTTTTACAACCTCGTCGGGAACGACCCCGTCATGGAACCCTGGCTGGACGAAAGCTTTGCCCAGTACGCCACCTGGCTCTATTTCAACAAGCTTTACGGCGAACGAGCGGGGAATTCCATGATCACTTCATTTCAAAACCGCTGGACCCGGGTCAGGAAAGCCCCTATTCCCCTGAACCTGAGTGTCCATGAGTACGAAGGGAAGGAATACGGCGCCATCCCTTATGGAAAAGGACCGCTTTTCCTCTTTACCCTCAGAAGTTACTTCGGAGAAGAGCTTTTTGAACAGTTTATCCTCGATTACCAGAGAACCTTCCGCTGGGACAGGATGGATACGGAAAAGCTACGGGATTATATGTACGGCTATTTCGGAGAGAAAGGGGATGATCTTTTCAGAGAGTGGGTTTACGGAGAAACGTGA
- a CDS encoding ABC transporter permease subunit: MNLEFRFGIALLLILILIAIFGPRFAPYDPEFSESVRTVVVDGRNEYIFAPELPGKRHPLGTDKDGYDFLTMILYGAKYTIGACFLIALLRIVPGLVWGIAAGMKKPNSRKMESAGAIPAFVILFFILAGMTFNTTISTGKLFFIQTSMIALIGIPGVIAAIQEKTWLQTQETYIEAARSCGAGGFRIALRHIFPHLRGTTFTVFMTEVISSLNLIGQLAIFSIFLGGTIATESPPLLHSATNEWMGIIALTKNSINNRPWMLFVPMTAYLLILISLNLILHGIEKYYGEKYGKTPFL; this comes from the coding sequence GTGAACCTGGAATTCAGATTCGGCATAGCCCTGCTCCTGATATTAATCCTCATAGCCATATTCGGCCCCCGTTTCGCCCCTTACGATCCCGAATTTTCTGAATCTGTCAGAACCGTCGTCGTGGACGGCCGTAACGAATACATCTTTGCCCCGGAACTGCCCGGCAAACGGCATCCTCTGGGAACCGACAAAGACGGGTATGATTTCCTGACCATGATTCTCTACGGTGCCAAATATACAATCGGCGCTTGCTTCCTCATTGCGCTTTTGAGAATTGTTCCCGGACTGGTCTGGGGTATAGCTGCGGGAATGAAAAAACCTAACTCGCGAAAAATGGAATCGGCCGGGGCGATCCCCGCTTTCGTCATCCTTTTTTTCATCCTGGCCGGTATGACTTTCAACACAACAATCAGCACGGGGAAACTGTTCTTTATCCAGACATCGATGATCGCTCTAATAGGAATCCCCGGTGTGATCGCCGCCATACAGGAGAAAACCTGGCTTCAGACACAGGAAACCTATATCGAAGCGGCCCGTTCCTGCGGTGCAGGAGGATTCCGAATCGCTCTGCGCCATATTTTCCCCCATTTGCGCGGCACCACCTTTACGGTTTTCATGACCGAAGTTATAAGCTCTCTGAATCTGATTGGCCAGCTGGCAATTTTTTCGATATTTCTGGGGGGCACAATTGCAACAGAAAGTCCACCTCTGCTACATTCCGCCACAAATGAATGGATGGGCATTATCGCTCTGACTAAAAACTCCATAAACAACCGGCCCTGGATGCTTTTTGTCCCGATGACCGCCTATCTGCTCATTCTCATTTCCCTGAACCTCATCCTCCACGGGATTGAAAAATATTACGGTGAAAAATATGGCAAAACTCCCTTCCTTTAA
- a CDS encoding GIN domain-containing protein: MTYLKISSAILLLLILLSGCALFGIRGSGYLVTNTYALDNFTSVSVDSTCDVKVMRGDYFTVQITVDDNILPYVETYVSGNILHIELASGYSYQSMDFSATVVLPQLTYLEVDGVSSAEVSGFSSTGTFRAVIEGVSSAEIDFISSQDMSCEVKGTSYLKITSLSSIGNLNLVCDGVSTADLRGVAMTGGTVLVDGVSDAYINASGWLNGNVAGLSTLYYTGSPNLGSLVISGGSSLNHL, translated from the coding sequence ATGACCTATCTGAAAATCTCAAGCGCTATACTTCTTCTTTTAATATTGCTGAGCGGCTGCGCCTTATTCGGCATACGGGGATCGGGATATCTTGTAACAAACACCTACGCTCTGGATAATTTCACTTCAGTCAGTGTTGACTCCACTTGCGATGTCAAAGTGATGAGGGGAGATTATTTCACCGTTCAGATTACGGTTGACGATAATATCCTGCCCTATGTCGAAACCTATGTCAGCGGCAATATTCTTCATATAGAACTGGCATCCGGCTACAGTTACCAGAGTATGGATTTCAGCGCTACGGTCGTTTTGCCGCAGTTGACTTACCTTGAAGTGGATGGCGTTTCATCAGCTGAGGTATCGGGATTTTCCAGTACGGGGACCTTCCGCGCCGTAATCGAGGGGGTGAGCAGCGCGGAAATCGATTTCATCAGTTCACAGGATATGAGCTGCGAGGTAAAGGGAACCAGTTATCTGAAAATAACGTCACTCAGCTCAATAGGGAATTTGAACCTTGTATGCGATGGCGTGAGCACGGCGGATCTTCGGGGCGTGGCAATGACAGGCGGGACTGTCCTGGTGGACGGCGTGAGCGATGCCTACATCAATGCTTCGGGATGGCTCAATGGCAATGTAGCCGGCTTATCGACACTGTATTATACAGGCAGTCCGAATCTCGGAAGCCTGGTCATCAGCGGCGGTTCTTCGCTTAATCACCTCTGA
- a CDS encoding ABC transporter permease subunit produces MNKGINSTSRFLKFIFYSFLLPLFLIFLMASMPLIIGNSDGRVRFRFLYLLLTKDYLKGLFDGSSFIFNVGQFQWHAFKELPPYFLVTLFYAGISSLIGVAAGFPIGILRFKKLNSPSQSILTFIGSIPDFFIILLLQLTAIYFMKFTGRRLAKIAMTNELPVLLPLIAMSLYPVVYVTKQVSRAAFEISSNDYIQFARAKGITRRKTFILHLIPALLPGLAADSTKVAMLVLANVFIAENLFFIKGITHVMIHFSFQSGGGYQFDFVVTCLLYIFAIYQIINLLLRLLIRGAASARRFL; encoded by the coding sequence ATGAATAAAGGGATTAACTCAACAAGCCGTTTTCTTAAATTTATATTTTACAGCTTTCTTCTGCCACTGTTTCTTATATTTCTTATGGCGTCCATGCCTCTTATAATAGGAAACAGTGACGGGCGGGTAAGGTTCCGTTTTCTCTACTTGCTGCTGACAAAGGATTATCTGAAAGGTCTTTTCGACGGTTCCTCTTTTATATTCAATGTAGGACAGTTTCAGTGGCATGCCTTCAAGGAACTTCCCCCTTATTTTCTGGTAACACTCTTCTATGCGGGAATTTCTTCATTAATCGGAGTCGCAGCGGGATTTCCCATTGGAATTCTCAGGTTTAAGAAGCTCAATTCTCCGTCGCAGAGCATTCTGACATTTATAGGATCCATTCCCGATTTCTTCATTATTCTTCTGCTTCAGCTCACTGCCATTTATTTTATGAAGTTTACGGGAAGGCGGCTCGCCAAGATCGCCATGACCAACGAGCTGCCCGTACTGCTTCCTCTCATTGCCATGAGTCTCTATCCAGTCGTTTATGTAACCAAACAAGTGAGCCGCGCCGCCTTTGAAATCAGCAGCAATGATTACATTCAGTTTGCCAGAGCGAAAGGCATTACCAGAAGAAAAACCTTTATCCTCCACCTCATTCCGGCCCTCCTTCCCGGGCTTGCAGCTGATTCCACAAAAGTGGCCATGCTGGTTCTGGCCAATGTCTTCATAGCGGAGAATCTCTTTTTCATAAAGGGCATAACCCACGTGATGATCCATTTCTCCTTTCAGAGCGGCGGAGGATATCAATTCGATTTCGTCGTGACCTGTCTGCTCTATATATTTGCGATCTACCAGATTATCAATCTGCTTCTCCGTCTTCTGATCAGGGGGGCAGCTTCGGCCAGGAGGTTTCTGTGA
- a CDS encoding HAD family hydrolase: MIKNIIFDLGNVLIDFQPYSYLVSQGCSTAEADFLYEEIFRSAEWVELDRGTISAKQAIEAIKKRNPGQEILIDRFSDFMPILTQIEENTVLLDDLKSEGYRLFYLTNYHEELFSRTKEAYSFFDHFEGGVVSAHVKKIKPDPEIFTILLGKHNLIPEETLFIDDSLANAEAAEKLGMEVIHLEKPEMLKEELNSRLSAEE, translated from the coding sequence ATGATAAAAAATATTATTTTCGATCTCGGCAACGTTCTCATAGATTTTCAACCATACAGCTATCTGGTTTCTCAGGGATGCTCAACCGCTGAAGCTGATTTCCTTTATGAAGAAATATTCCGGAGCGCCGAGTGGGTCGAACTGGACCGGGGGACGATATCAGCGAAACAGGCAATAGAAGCCATAAAGAAGAGGAATCCCGGGCAGGAAATTCTCATTGACCGCTTCAGCGATTTTATGCCCATTCTCACGCAGATTGAAGAGAATACAGTGCTTCTCGATGACTTAAAATCGGAGGGATACCGGCTATTCTATCTGACCAATTACCACGAAGAGCTGTTTTCCAGAACTAAAGAAGCCTATTCATTTTTCGATCATTTCGAAGGCGGCGTCGTTTCGGCTCATGTGAAGAAAATCAAACCGGATCCCGAAATATTCACGATTCTTCTGGGGAAACACAATCTGATCCCTGAAGAGACGCTTTTTATCGATGATTCGCTGGCCAATGCCGAGGCGGCGGAAAAGCTGGGGATGGAAGTGATTCATCTGGAAAAACCGGAAATGCTCAAGGAAGAGCTGAACTCCAGGCTTTCGGCAGAAGAATAA
- a CDS encoding EAL domain-containing protein produces MKERYKLLRSDPGLYYRNNIDSIDISPEGDIEEMIALLMAGLSIYNGDFFVRLSNIILNHRDFSNSPEYQFYYHLSRFSYFRYIQEMNYALESIQKAYKLSLILDDTFYIVKALGQLATLYSILQDYETSFFYLEQALEYGETLEDKILFADTYNSLGLLMFHQKRFEDALKAFTRALDLYEKEKEKERHLNFVILLLNTGETLMELGENTEAETFFSSGIRIAEERDFVDYFGQLILLIAEVFFRRKEFDKSYNYMKRFISQSDRFREDRNRVHKIHDRDKLKEEIMTLNTLRQRNEELNNRLNNLYDRLDSRDREELHAGALFEEISKAMNDGELHSWFQPQWSLKEKRYIGAEALIRWIKPDGSIFKPDTFIDIIEESNLIHKLTKIVVSQAFSFCRYMRDHIDPHFIVSINISPYELHHFDVLTLIEKEMLLKGLYPENVEIEITERTFLDRNPLSVNKLYQLKEMGIRIALDDFGTGYSSLSCLNRIPFDRVKVDRSLLLNATAMGKGDRMLESIIRLLHDLEYPVVVEGVEKEDHLELVKKLGADEVQGFLFSKAVPQESFLRLF; encoded by the coding sequence ATGAAAGAACGGTACAAGCTTCTAAGGTCGGATCCGGGACTCTATTACAGAAACAATATCGATTCTATTGATATCTCGCCGGAAGGCGATATTGAAGAGATGATCGCTCTGCTCATGGCCGGTTTGTCAATTTATAATGGTGACTTTTTTGTCAGGCTCTCCAATATCATTCTCAATCACAGAGATTTCAGCAACAGCCCCGAATATCAGTTTTACTATCATCTGTCCCGGTTCTCTTATTTCCGATACATCCAGGAGATGAATTACGCTCTGGAGAGCATTCAGAAAGCCTACAAGCTGAGCCTCATTCTCGATGACACTTTTTATATTGTTAAGGCTCTGGGCCAGCTCGCCACCCTTTACAGCATTCTGCAGGATTACGAAACGTCATTCTTTTATCTTGAGCAGGCTCTCGAATACGGCGAAACATTGGAAGATAAAATTCTCTTCGCCGATACCTACAATTCTCTGGGGCTTCTCATGTTTCACCAGAAACGGTTTGAAGACGCGTTGAAAGCCTTTACCCGGGCCCTGGATCTTTATGAAAAGGAAAAAGAAAAGGAACGGCACCTCAATTTTGTCATTCTGCTCCTCAATACGGGAGAAACGCTTATGGAGCTGGGGGAGAATACCGAAGCGGAAACGTTTTTTTCCAGCGGCATCCGCATCGCCGAAGAGAGGGATTTCGTCGATTATTTCGGTCAGCTGATTCTGCTTATCGCTGAAGTCTTCTTCCGCCGGAAAGAGTTTGATAAATCCTATAATTATATGAAGCGCTTTATTTCTCAGAGCGACAGGTTCCGGGAGGATAGAAACCGGGTTCATAAAATCCACGACAGAGATAAACTGAAAGAAGAGATCATGACTCTCAATACGCTCAGGCAGAGGAACGAAGAACTCAACAATAGACTGAACAACCTCTACGACAGGCTTGACAGCCGGGATCGCGAGGAACTCCATGCGGGCGCTCTTTTCGAAGAAATCTCAAAGGCCATGAATGACGGAGAACTGCACAGCTGGTTCCAGCCTCAATGGTCCTTGAAGGAGAAGAGGTATATCGGCGCCGAGGCGCTTATCCGATGGATAAAACCGGACGGATCCATATTCAAACCCGATACTTTCATCGATATAATCGAAGAGAGCAACCTTATCCATAAGCTTACAAAAATCGTTGTCAGCCAGGCTTTCAGTTTCTGTCGTTATATGCGTGATCATATTGACCCTCATTTTATCGTGAGTATCAATATTTCTCCCTACGAGCTTCACCACTTCGATGTCCTGACGCTTATCGAAAAGGAAATGCTCCTCAAAGGCCTGTATCCTGAAAATGTTGAGATTGAAATTACCGAAAGGACCTTTCTCGACCGCAACCCGCTTTCGGTCAACAAGCTTTATCAGCTAAAGGAGATGGGGATCCGCATTGCTCTCGATGATTTCGGCACGGGATATTCCTCGCTTTCCTGTCTCAACAGAATCCCTTTCGACCGGGTTAAAGTAGACAGAAGCCTGCTACTCAATGCAACAGCTATGGGAAAAGGCGACCGGATGCTGGAAAGCATTATCAGGCTGTTGCACGATCTGGAATATCCTGTCGTTGTCGAAGGGGTTGAGAAAGAAGACCACCTGGAACTGGTTAAAAAACTCGGCGCCGATGAGGTTCAGGGTTTTCTCTTCAGCAAAGCTGTCCCGCAGGAGAGCTTCCTCAGGCTTTTCTAA